A stretch of the uncultured Cohaesibacter sp. genome encodes the following:
- a CDS encoding methylated-DNA--[protein]-cysteine S-methyltransferase encodes MEEATTGGTCDDGVMLYCRHDSPLGPLTFYGIGDRLHGLHFAKEGLPYPPKPDWVEDSHAFAEARRQVDAYFKGDLSHFCLDYQLEGSAFQLAVWQALEAIPFGQVRSYGDIARAVGQPGGAQAVGMANNANPIPIIVPCHRVIGADGSLVGFGGGLKTKIWLLEHEKINPSQVHSPNQIGFDF; translated from the coding sequence ATGGAGGAAGCCACAACGGGCGGGACCTGCGATGATGGTGTCATGCTCTATTGCCGCCATGACAGCCCTTTGGGACCGCTGACCTTTTACGGGATCGGCGACAGGCTCCATGGATTGCATTTCGCAAAAGAAGGGTTGCCATATCCACCCAAGCCGGATTGGGTGGAAGACAGTCACGCCTTTGCAGAGGCGCGACGCCAGGTGGATGCCTATTTCAAAGGAGATCTGTCTCACTTCTGCCTTGATTATCAGCTGGAGGGCTCGGCCTTTCAGCTGGCGGTTTGGCAAGCGCTTGAGGCAATCCCGTTTGGGCAAGTGCGCTCCTATGGGGACATTGCCCGCGCGGTGGGACAACCGGGTGGTGCGCAGGCTGTAGGGATGGCCAACAATGCCAACCCGATCCCGATCATCGTGCCCTGTCATCGGGTGATAGGGGCAGATGGATCACTGGTGGGATTTGGCGGCGGGTTGAAGACCAAGATCTGGCTGTTGGAGCATGAGAAGATCAATCCCAGTCAGGTCCATAGTCCCAACCAGATCGGTTTTGACTTTTAA